A window of the Butyricimonas faecalis genome harbors these coding sequences:
- a CDS encoding NAD(P)H-dependent glycerol-3-phosphate dehydrogenase gives MEIVEKPRIGVVGGGSWATAIAKMLTENNGHINWFMRNIESIKAFKVLKHNPRYLCGVDFDIDRISFSDDLDWVIMNSDVIVFAIPSAFLQNVVTPRLQVSLKDKIVVSAIKGMIPDENLLIGEFFHQKYGVPFGQIVIISGPCHAEEIALERLSYLTFSSENLRVARAVAQLFECFYVKTTISDDIYGAEYAAVLKNVFAIAAGICHGLRYGDNFQAVLVANAIQEMERFVNAVHPMQRDIKFSAYLGDLLVTAYSQFSRNRTFGTMIGKGYSVKSAQMEMLMVAEGYFGVKGIHEINQRYKVHMPITEAVYNILYERISPTMEIRLLTDELR, from the coding sequence ATGGAAATAGTTGAAAAACCAAGGATTGGAGTAGTTGGTGGGGGTAGCTGGGCTACCGCTATCGCTAAGATGCTGACCGAAAATAACGGGCATATTAATTGGTTCATGAGAAATATTGAATCGATAAAGGCCTTTAAAGTATTGAAACACAATCCACGGTATTTATGTGGTGTCGATTTTGATATAGACAGGATCTCGTTTTCGGATGATCTGGATTGGGTGATCATGAATTCCGACGTGATCGTGTTTGCCATCCCGAGCGCATTCCTGCAAAACGTGGTAACTCCAAGATTGCAAGTATCGCTGAAAGATAAGATTGTTGTTTCGGCCATTAAGGGGATGATTCCGGATGAAAATTTGCTTATCGGGGAGTTCTTCCACCAGAAGTACGGGGTGCCTTTTGGCCAGATCGTGATTATCTCCGGGCCTTGTCACGCGGAGGAAATTGCTTTGGAACGTTTGTCTTATCTGACATTTTCCAGTGAGAACCTGCGGGTAGCACGGGCGGTGGCTCAATTATTCGAGTGTTTCTATGTAAAGACCACGATTTCCGATGATATATACGGGGCCGAGTATGCCGCGGTGCTGAAAAATGTTTTCGCGATTGCGGCAGGGATCTGTCACGGATTGCGGTATGGCGATAATTTCCAAGCAGTGTTGGTTGCTAATGCTATCCAGGAAATGGAACGTTTTGTGAATGCCGTTCATCCGATGCAACGGGATATTAAGTTTTCCGCGTACTTGGGAGATCTGCTGGTAACGGCCTATTCCCAGTTCAGCCGGAACCGGACGTTCGGGACGATGATCGGGAAAGGGTATTCCGTGAAGTCCGCGCAAATGGAGATGCTGATGGTTGCCGAGGGATACTTTGGCGTGAAGGGAATTCATGAAATCAATCAGCGGTATAAAGTTCATATGCCTATCACGGAGGCTGTTTATAACATTCTCTACGAGCGAATCAGCCCGACCATGGAAATTCGATTGCTGACCGACGAGCTTCGGTAA
- a CDS encoding nucleoside recognition domain-containing protein, producing the protein MSSYSARVWGCVKKALPVAIKTSIWFLKIMLPVSLFVTLLSYFTILPYISSFASPLFTLIGLPGDAALVFVTSIFTNIYTVIALLSTLDFSVRESLIMATMCLISHNFVVETIVLQKTGSSAVWMVILRIVGSFVAAIGLNWLLPEMNEKMMVKTAISFGFGETMLHWLESSVMLGLKIVLVISGLMILQRLLEEFGILKILSAMLSPLMRLFGLNPNVAFLWLVGNTVGLAYGSAIMMDYVKMGKLGHQETDLLNHHLAISHSQLEDPLLFAVMGLPVGWLILPRVVLAMIVVWVRRGIYLLQVHIHPPVKVENISL; encoded by the coding sequence ATGTCAAGTTACAGTGCGAGGGTTTGGGGGTGTGTGAAGAAGGCCTTACCCGTGGCGATAAAGACGTCAATATGGTTCCTGAAAATCATGTTGCCGGTATCTTTGTTCGTGACCTTGTTGTCGTACTTTACTATTTTGCCTTATATTTCTTCGTTTGCTTCCCCGTTGTTTACCTTGATCGGTTTGCCGGGAGACGCGGCTTTGGTGTTTGTAACCAGTATATTTACGAACATATATACCGTGATTGCCTTGCTTTCCACGCTCGATTTCTCCGTGCGGGAAAGTTTAATCATGGCGACCATGTGTCTGATTTCCCATAATTTTGTGGTGGAAACCATCGTGTTGCAGAAAACCGGTTCGTCCGCGGTGTGGATGGTGATTCTGCGTATCGTGGGTAGTTTCGTTGCGGCAATCGGTTTGAATTGGTTGCTACCGGAAATGAACGAGAAAATGATGGTGAAAACGGCGATCTCTTTCGGTTTTGGAGAGACGATGTTGCATTGGCTGGAGAGTAGTGTGATGTTGGGGTTGAAAATCGTGCTGGTGATTTCGGGATTGATGATTTTGCAGCGATTGTTGGAAGAGTTCGGTATTTTGAAAATATTGTCTGCCATGTTGTCCCCGTTGATGCGCTTGTTCGGGTTGAATCCGAATGTGGCTTTCCTGTGGTTGGTGGGGAACACGGTAGGATTGGCTTACGGCTCGGCGATCATGATGGATTATGTCAAGATGGGAAAATTGGGGCATCAAGAGACTGATTTGCTGAATCATCACTTGGCAATTTCTCATTCGCAATTGGAGGATCCGCTGTTGTTTGCCGTGATGGGGTTGCCTGTCGGTTGGTTGATCCTTCCCCGGGTGGTGTTGGCTATGATTGTCGTGTGGGTTCGTCGGGGTATTTATTTGTTGCAGGTGCATATACACCCACCGGTAAAAGTTGAAAATATTAGTTTATAA
- the mnmA gene encoding tRNA 2-thiouridine(34) synthase MnmA produces MEKVVVGLSGGVDSFVTALLLQQQGLEVIGVHLQLWDSQVGHSQEPEVEELCKQTGIKLYRLNGRQLFQERVVQPFIQGYLSGITPNPCATCNSFIKWNLLRDLADELNIRYISTGHYIRVLPFTNHDYVHKGIDPNKDQSYFLWGVPEEILHRVITPLGDYTKTQVKEIARTHGFTRLAEKQESMSICFLEKGDYRNFIARQPGTSSCFTPGWIVDESGNPVGEHTGIVNYTVGQKKGIPLKGQTPQYVSRLSPSTNQIIVGDKTSLFRTTFSLHQVHLIDPEEILSEDIEVKVRGIGLNPEGFARLSFQPDQTLHVQLSSPAWAVAPGQPAVFYRQDRVIGGGIVR; encoded by the coding sequence ATGGAAAAAGTGGTAGTCGGCCTCAGCGGAGGCGTGGATAGTTTCGTAACGGCACTCCTGTTACAACAACAGGGGCTTGAAGTCATTGGCGTTCACCTGCAATTATGGGACTCACAGGTCGGACACTCGCAAGAACCGGAAGTCGAAGAATTGTGCAAACAAACGGGCATCAAGCTCTACCGGTTGAATGGCAGGCAGCTCTTCCAGGAACGAGTGGTCCAACCTTTCATCCAAGGCTATCTCTCGGGAATTACCCCCAATCCATGCGCCACGTGTAACAGCTTTATCAAATGGAACCTGCTACGCGATCTGGCAGACGAATTAAACATACGTTACATCTCCACGGGTCACTACATCCGGGTACTCCCTTTCACGAACCATGATTACGTCCACAAAGGAATTGACCCGAATAAAGACCAATCTTACTTCTTATGGGGCGTGCCGGAAGAAATACTACACCGGGTCATCACCCCGTTGGGAGATTACACGAAAACACAGGTCAAAGAAATAGCCAGAACTCACGGCTTCACCCGCCTGGCAGAAAAACAAGAAAGCATGAGTATCTGTTTCCTTGAAAAAGGTGACTACCGGAACTTTATCGCCCGACAACCCGGCACATCCTCTTGCTTCACTCCCGGTTGGATCGTGGATGAATCCGGCAATCCCGTGGGAGAACATACCGGGATTGTAAATTACACCGTGGGACAAAAAAAAGGAATTCCCCTCAAGGGACAAACCCCACAGTACGTTTCACGCCTGTCCCCCTCCACGAACCAAATCATCGTAGGAGACAAAACAAGCTTATTCCGGACAACCTTCTCCCTACACCAAGTGCATTTAATTGACCCCGAAGAAATCTTGTCCGAAGACATCGAGGTAAAAGTACGAGGTATCGGGCTAAATCCGGAAGGATTCGCACGTCTCTCCTTCCAACCCGATCAGACATTACACGTGCAACTATCCTCTCCCGCCTGGGCCGTCGCCCCCGGACAACCGGCAGTCTTTTACCGGCAAGACCGAGTGATCGGGGGCGGGATCGTTCGATAA
- a CDS encoding HAD family hydrolase produces the protein MTKLVIFDLDGTLLNSLQDLATSTNYALQRHGYPTHELPAFRYFVGNGIDKLLERALPEAERSRENVLKIREDFMAYYAEHKADFTAPYDGICELLKTLKRHQLLLAVASNKYHAATRELIPEYFGEGVFDFVYGQREGIPAKPNPTIVFDIMKEAGVSKEEVLYVGDSGVDMQTAVNSGVTSIGVTWGFRDRKELLANGAQYIADEPYEIMKWVHL, from the coding sequence ATGACGAAATTGGTAATTTTTGATTTGGATGGGACATTGTTGAATTCTTTACAGGATTTGGCAACGAGTACGAATTATGCTTTGCAGCGACATGGGTACCCGACACATGAATTGCCTGCTTTTCGTTATTTCGTGGGGAACGGGATCGATAAGCTACTTGAACGGGCTTTACCGGAGGCAGAACGCTCGCGTGAGAATGTGTTGAAGATCCGGGAAGATTTCATGGCTTATTATGCCGAGCATAAGGCAGACTTCACGGCTCCTTATGATGGGATTTGCGAATTGCTGAAGACACTGAAGCGTCATCAGCTGTTGTTAGCCGTGGCCTCCAATAAATACCACGCGGCTACGCGGGAGTTGATTCCGGAGTACTTTGGTGAGGGAGTCTTCGATTTTGTTTATGGCCAACGGGAAGGTATTCCCGCGAAACCCAATCCCACGATTGTTTTTGACATCATGAAAGAGGCTGGAGTTTCTAAGGAAGAGGTGCTTTACGTGGGAGATTCCGGTGTGGATATGCAGACAGCCGTGAATAGCGGTGTGACCTCGATCGGGGTGACCTGGGGATTCCGGGATCGGAAAGAGTTGTTGGCAAATGGGGCTCAATATATTGCTGATGAACCTTATGAGATTATGAAGTGGGTTCATTTGTAG
- a CDS encoding RNA polymerase sigma factor, with translation MANSNEILSLYKHDERAALQKLFDIYYEPLLLYCYRLIRDSESAEDIVQDCFVHIWRSRRLENFEGELDRFMFQAIKFRAINYVRDQYRRDRLADNISEENDELPTYFQEEEVGKEIELLHYTISCLPDECRKIFLMACLDDMKYREIAETLNISINTVKTQMKIALRFLREHLTRDTFSSILLFISTGK, from the coding sequence ATGGCAAACTCTAATGAGATATTATCTTTGTACAAGCATGATGAAAGGGCTGCTTTGCAGAAACTTTTTGATATCTATTATGAACCACTTTTGCTTTATTGCTACCGTTTGATACGAGATTCGGAAAGTGCAGAGGATATCGTACAGGATTGTTTCGTGCACATATGGCGTTCTCGGCGCTTGGAAAATTTTGAAGGAGAACTGGATCGGTTCATGTTTCAGGCAATAAAGTTCAGGGCGATCAATTATGTCCGCGATCAATATCGAAGAGATCGGTTAGCTGATAATATTTCTGAGGAGAATGATGAACTACCGACTTATTTTCAAGAGGAAGAGGTGGGAAAGGAAATAGAATTGTTGCACTACACGATTAGTTGCCTTCCGGATGAATGTCGAAAGATATTTTTGATGGCTTGTTTGGATGATATGAAATATCGGGAGATCGCGGAAACGTTGAATATCAGCATTAACACGGTCAAAACACAAATGAAGATAGCCTTGCGATTTTTGCGGGAGCACTTGACACGAGATACATTTTCTTCTATTCTACTTTTTATTTCTACAGGAAAATAA
- a CDS encoding FecR domain-containing protein, which yields MEENDIDRILAASFTGEKLSEEERCLLEEWKQEDGHKWFENELHELKELGKDLKSREDKNLVFARIEKNVRKQRKGRLFIRWSSIAASILLLAGVVGYLMYSQESEDKTMQLVNIGPGSPKAELVLPQGQVIELDSSSREILLANHQSKVTSSKNTLIYGGDTDSVAVEYHTVRIPLGGEFSLQLSDNTRVYLNSGSSLRYPVRFAGGVREVFLTGEGFFEVTKDNERPFIVKTEDVDVSVLGTSFNVNAYPDEKMVATTLVEGKVRVGYGTQKYDLDPGMRLVYDRENGTADVRVVDTELYTSWKDGYYYFKQESLEKIMDVLARWYNLNVFFQNSELKSMEFGGRLRRYENISYLLEKMEGTQDVKFVINGNTIIIKRKTD from the coding sequence ATGGAAGAAAATGATATAGATCGAATTTTAGCTGCCAGTTTTACCGGAGAAAAGCTTTCCGAGGAGGAACGATGTCTGTTGGAAGAATGGAAACAAGAGGATGGACATAAGTGGTTTGAGAATGAACTGCATGAGTTGAAAGAGCTTGGTAAAGATTTGAAAAGCCGGGAAGACAAGAATCTTGTTTTTGCTCGAATCGAAAAAAATGTACGAAAGCAACGAAAAGGGCGATTGTTTATTCGTTGGAGTTCTATTGCTGCAAGTATATTGTTGCTAGCCGGTGTTGTGGGGTATTTAATGTATTCTCAAGAAAGTGAAGATAAAACAATGCAGTTGGTGAATATCGGCCCGGGTTCACCTAAAGCGGAACTTGTGTTACCTCAAGGGCAAGTTATCGAGTTGGACTCTTCTTCTCGGGAGATACTTCTTGCCAATCATCAATCAAAAGTGACGAGTAGCAAAAATACATTGATTTATGGTGGTGACACAGATTCTGTGGCTGTAGAGTACCATACTGTTCGGATTCCGTTAGGAGGGGAATTTAGCCTTCAATTGTCCGATAATACGCGTGTGTACCTGAATTCCGGTTCATCATTGCGTTATCCGGTCAGGTTTGCGGGAGGTGTTAGGGAAGTCTTTTTGACAGGAGAGGGATTTTTTGAAGTGACAAAAGATAATGAACGGCCTTTTATAGTGAAAACTGAAGACGTGGACGTGAGCGTGCTGGGGACTTCTTTTAATGTAAATGCTTATCCGGATGAAAAAATGGTCGCAACGACGTTAGTAGAGGGGAAAGTAAGGGTTGGATACGGAACACAAAAATATGATTTGGATCCGGGCATGCGACTTGTGTATGATCGGGAAAATGGGACAGCGGATGTGCGTGTTGTTGATACGGAACTTTATACTTCTTGGAAAGATGGTTATTATTATTTTAAACAAGAGTCTTTGGAGAAAATAATGGATGTATTAGCCAGATGGTATAATTTGAATGTCTTTTTCCAGAATTCAGAGTTGAAGAGTATGGAATTTGGCGGACGCTTGAGACGCTATGAGAATATAAGTTATTTGCTGGAAAAAATGGAAGGAACTCAAGATGTGAAGTTTGTAATTAACGGTAATACCATTATTATAAAAAGAAAAACAGATTGA
- a CDS encoding SusC/RagA family TonB-linked outer membrane protein, with amino-acid sequence MKFLSILLFGMCMSLHAKVLSQEAKVTLDMKNVALTTVLEELGKQSKCDFFYNYALMQSKGMVNVKAENLELGKVLEELLPKLGLTFTFDQNVIVIREKVSDEKSKFVRVKGYVYDIHKQGMPGVTVKVAGLPIGTSTNSKGWFVLDLPLQKGSLEFSFVGYKKQIIDFSQKTAQDTLYVTLEEDSQKMEEVVVTGYQTVNRRDMVGAHKTLKASDILMPAYSSIDQMLQGQVAGLMVVNTSSRVGTSPKIKLRGTSTILGNQSPLWVVDGIVQEDPLELEVSSSMTQDLKDIIGSQVSWLNPMDIETITVLKDASATAIYGSKASNGVIVITTKKGKASQLTINYSGNMTINTRPNYGMFNYMNSKERIQFSQDVFNAGMRYSSEPFADPYTYEGAMQMYIAGDMTRDEFAKRKAFLETVNTDWFDLLTRSAVSHNHNLSFRGGNETITYNVSLGYSNSLGQEIGNESEKMTGRVSVDTRLHEKVRLNTMINVSSTETNAFGAGVNPMSYATTTSRAIPAYDEKGDPVYYNVSSMYSRYNSVKMLKYNFINERDNGGSTSRNFYASANLNFKWEILDGLSYEFVGGYTSNNTNSESYMTEQSFYVANSYRGYDYGTVEATDPLYKAAMLPFGGVLVTSDATQRSYNIQNKILFSKNFDENHRLNVMIAMELRSGKKIVNGNTVFGYLPERGETVATPTLPSDFTSMGTATISGWAY; translated from the coding sequence ATGAAATTTTTGAGTATTCTATTGTTTGGGATGTGTATGTCTTTACATGCTAAAGTACTATCTCAAGAGGCGAAAGTTACTCTTGACATGAAAAACGTGGCGTTAACCACCGTGTTAGAGGAGCTTGGTAAACAATCGAAATGTGATTTCTTTTACAATTACGCTTTGATGCAGTCGAAAGGGATGGTAAATGTGAAAGCAGAGAATCTGGAACTTGGAAAAGTTTTGGAAGAGTTATTACCCAAGTTAGGATTGACATTTACTTTTGACCAAAATGTTATTGTTATCCGGGAGAAAGTAAGTGACGAGAAGTCGAAATTCGTACGTGTCAAAGGTTATGTGTATGACATTCACAAGCAAGGAATGCCTGGAGTAACGGTGAAGGTAGCAGGATTGCCTATTGGAACGTCCACAAACTCTAAAGGCTGGTTTGTGTTAGATTTGCCTTTACAGAAAGGATCTTTGGAATTTTCTTTTGTAGGATATAAAAAGCAAATAATTGACTTTTCTCAAAAAACGGCTCAAGATACGTTGTATGTAACCCTAGAAGAAGATTCACAAAAGATGGAGGAAGTTGTTGTTACCGGTTATCAAACTGTAAATAGACGAGACATGGTTGGTGCCCATAAAACATTAAAAGCTTCCGATATTTTAATGCCGGCTTATAGTTCAATCGACCAAATGTTACAGGGACAGGTTGCCGGTTTAATGGTTGTTAATACAAGTTCTCGTGTTGGAACTAGTCCTAAAATAAAATTGAGAGGAACTTCTACAATTTTGGGGAATCAATCTCCTTTGTGGGTGGTAGATGGAATTGTGCAGGAGGATCCGCTTGAGTTGGAGGTATCCAGTTCTATGACTCAAGATCTGAAAGATATAATTGGTAGTCAAGTGTCTTGGTTGAATCCGATGGATATTGAAACAATAACGGTATTGAAGGATGCTTCAGCTACGGCAATTTACGGATCGAAGGCGTCGAATGGTGTGATTGTGATTACGACTAAAAAGGGAAAAGCAAGTCAATTGACAATCAATTATTCCGGTAATATGACGATCAATACTCGTCCCAATTACGGTATGTTTAATTACATGAATTCTAAGGAACGTATTCAATTTTCTCAAGATGTTTTCAATGCGGGGATGAGATATAGTAGCGAACCGTTTGCCGATCCGTACACGTACGAGGGGGCTATGCAAATGTATATTGCCGGGGATATGACGAGAGATGAATTTGCAAAACGGAAGGCTTTTTTGGAAACGGTGAATACAGATTGGTTTGATTTATTAACCCGTTCGGCCGTGAGCCACAACCATAACTTGAGTTTCCGCGGTGGTAATGAAACAATTACATATAATGTATCTTTAGGATATAGTAATTCTTTAGGCCAAGAAATCGGTAATGAGAGTGAAAAAATGACAGGACGAGTTTCTGTGGATACGCGATTACATGAAAAAGTACGTTTGAATACAATGATCAATGTATCTTCTACGGAAACGAATGCATTTGGGGCAGGCGTGAATCCCATGTCGTATGCGACGACAACAAGTCGGGCGATCCCAGCTTACGATGAAAAAGGAGACCCCGTTTATTATAATGTGAGTTCGATGTATAGCAGATATAATTCTGTTAAGATGTTAAAGTATAATTTTATTAACGAGCGAGATAATGGAGGTTCTACGAGTCGAAATTTTTATGCTTCAGCAAATTTGAATTTTAAGTGGGAAATTCTAGACGGATTGTCATATGAATTTGTTGGAGGATATACCTCAAACAACACGAATTCGGAGTCTTACATGACTGAGCAAAGTTTTTATGTTGCTAATAGCTATAGAGGGTATGATTACGGAACGGTGGAAGCTACCGATCCTCTTTACAAGGCAGCCATGTTGCCATTTGGTGGAGTTTTAGTTACTTCTGATGCGACTCAACGTTCTTATAACATTCAAAATAAGATCTTGTTTTCTAAAAATTTTGATGAAAACCATCGTTTAAATGTGATGATTGCTATGGAATTGCGATCTGGGAAAAAGATTGTAAATGGAAATACGGTATTTGGTTATTTACCGGAACGTGGAGAAACCGTAGCGACACCCACTTTACCGTCTGATTTTACATCCATGGGTACGGCAACAATTTCCGGTTGGGCATATTGA
- a CDS encoding TonB-dependent receptor domain-containing protein produces the protein MSSLYSGAWKRSHQTDNYLSYFATLAYSLKNRYVFNFSVRNDVSNRFGQDTKNRFDPTYSFGLSWNAMGEEWLQQQKWIHALNMRVTYGIQGNALTNIGPDLVLSRGALDSDYKQFTSKIYRLPNPDLSWERTKSWDLGVDFGLFNLFDLSFDYYWRKSNAIVTQKIAYEYGKTSMEKNGGMLTNEGVEFTLSFTPVRTKNWAFSVALNASKNWNELGKTDYEPTRTAFISGSTSRILKKGYPLGAFWSYSFAGISDEDGRPLFNYLDVPEEERSSDIDPTTYLVYSGTTEPDFTGGLNLSLRWKNLSLSSNFSLLLGGKKRLPSPYENISKGMYMPDATVNLSKDLLKRWQKPGDKTNIPGFVTMGQTGMITLPDGQQESWIEVWENSDVMVANASFFRCNQLSLSWRMQDAWCKRIGVKSLSLNGSVSNLFVIASKRFNGFDPELGNSVHPKNFSIGINVGF, from the coding sequence TTGAGCAGTTTATATTCCGGAGCTTGGAAGCGCTCGCATCAAACAGATAATTATTTGTCCTATTTTGCTACATTGGCTTATTCGTTGAAAAATCGATACGTGTTTAATTTTTCAGTTCGTAACGATGTTTCCAATCGTTTCGGCCAAGATACGAAGAATCGTTTTGATCCGACTTATTCTTTTGGGTTGTCGTGGAATGCAATGGGTGAAGAGTGGTTGCAACAACAAAAATGGATACATGCTTTAAATATGCGCGTAACATACGGAATACAAGGTAATGCACTAACAAATATTGGTCCGGATTTAGTTTTAAGTAGAGGTGCTCTTGATTCTGACTATAAGCAATTTACTTCAAAAATTTATCGGTTGCCTAATCCTGACCTTTCCTGGGAAAGAACAAAATCTTGGGATTTGGGTGTAGATTTTGGATTGTTTAATCTGTTTGATTTATCATTTGACTATTATTGGCGTAAATCCAATGCGATTGTGACTCAAAAAATTGCTTACGAATATGGAAAAACTTCCATGGAGAAGAATGGTGGAATGTTGACGAATGAAGGCGTTGAGTTTACATTGAGTTTTACCCCGGTAAGAACGAAGAATTGGGCATTTAGTGTAGCTTTAAATGCATCAAAGAATTGGAACGAATTGGGAAAAACCGATTACGAACCAACGAGAACTGCTTTTATTTCAGGTTCAACTAGTAGAATATTGAAAAAAGGGTATCCTCTTGGAGCGTTTTGGTCTTATTCATTTGCCGGCATAAGTGATGAAGATGGGCGACCGTTGTTTAATTATTTGGATGTTCCGGAAGAAGAGAGAAGTTCAGATATTGACCCGACAACTTATTTGGTTTATTCCGGAACGACGGAACCTGATTTCACCGGAGGTTTAAATCTTAGTTTACGTTGGAAGAATTTGTCCTTGTCGTCTAATTTCTCGTTGCTGTTAGGAGGAAAGAAACGTTTACCTTCTCCTTATGAAAATATTAGTAAGGGTATGTACATGCCTGATGCAACCGTCAATCTGAGCAAAGATTTGTTGAAACGTTGGCAGAAACCGGGAGATAAAACGAATATACCAGGATTCGTGACCATGGGACAAACTGGAATGATAACCTTGCCCGACGGACAACAAGAGTCGTGGATTGAAGTTTGGGAGAACTCGGATGTTATGGTTGCAAATGCCTCTTTTTTCCGTTGTAATCAATTGTCTCTTTCTTGGCGGATGCAGGATGCTTGGTGCAAGCGGATTGGAGTAAAATCTCTTTCTTTGAATGGATCTGTTTCTAATTTATTCGTAATTGCTAGTAAACGCTTTAATGGTTTCGATCCAGAACTAGGGAATAGCGTACACCCGAAGAATTTCTCTATCGGAATTAATGTCGGATTTTAA
- a CDS encoding RagB/SusD family nutrient uptake outer membrane protein produces the protein MKKLLTIFIAGLTISCSDFLEPKSESEYIPKEASSLNEMLLAEAYVAASAQRDILTTLSLLDDDIMCSDVDAEEDGSDATEYEKCQAFFTWQPDACVIAERLGVNMAIWDIYYGVILGANAALDYIDDVSGTEDEKNNVKAQALALRGYYYFQLVNFFGAPYNDNKKADGVPLKLTSALGSDELPRNSVEEVYTQVLADLKESERLYKTLPEDMQFKRNGRTSLPMVQLLLSRVYLYMENWSEAAKYAQAVIDNGNFSLADLNTFTSSQKEAYYNFTTQECPETIWVFGSVRSYWSDFDIMMKREESDRWDTYTYSFYFLNASSDLVSLYLDNDLRKTKSLVSEVYLDQSTYKGVATGAYLPFGKFAISKSRYDVPSVVMTSGQGYFAHAFRLSEAYLNLAEASVLREDEDGTITALKALNDLREKRFENYAPLSGLTGDALLAKVREERRMELCFEGFRWFDLRRYGMPSITHDWKVSNGNGGKDMTRYVLQEKDPFYTLPIPEYIMEMNRALTQNPLPAKRTGIQVTE, from the coding sequence ATGAAAAAGTTATTGACGATATTTATTGCAGGATTAACGATCTCTTGTTCTGATTTCTTAGAACCGAAGTCGGAAAGCGAATACATTCCGAAAGAGGCCTCCTCTCTTAACGAGATGTTGTTGGCTGAAGCTTATGTCGCTGCTAGTGCTCAGCGTGATATTTTGACAACATTGTCGTTGTTGGATGATGACATTATGTGTTCTGATGTAGATGCAGAGGAAGACGGATCGGATGCGACTGAATACGAAAAATGTCAAGCATTTTTCACATGGCAACCGGATGCTTGTGTAATAGCAGAACGATTAGGAGTAAATATGGCCATATGGGATATTTATTATGGCGTTATTCTAGGAGCGAATGCTGCATTGGATTATATTGATGACGTATCAGGTACGGAGGATGAAAAGAATAATGTGAAGGCACAAGCCTTGGCTTTAAGAGGGTATTATTATTTTCAATTGGTAAATTTCTTTGGAGCTCCTTATAATGATAATAAAAAGGCTGATGGTGTTCCTTTGAAGCTGACAAGTGCATTAGGTTCAGATGAACTTCCACGTAATTCGGTTGAAGAGGTATATACACAAGTGTTAGCTGATTTGAAAGAGTCGGAAAGACTTTACAAGACCCTTCCTGAAGATATGCAATTCAAGCGAAACGGGAGAACAAGTTTGCCGATGGTACAATTATTATTATCCCGGGTGTACCTCTATATGGAGAATTGGTCAGAGGCTGCGAAGTATGCCCAAGCTGTAATTGATAATGGGAATTTTTCTTTGGCTGATCTGAATACGTTTACCTCTTCTCAGAAAGAAGCTTACTACAATTTTACAACACAGGAATGTCCGGAAACAATTTGGGTATTTGGTTCTGTGAGATCTTATTGGTCGGATTTTGATATCATGATGAAACGAGAAGAGTCTGACCGTTGGGATACTTATACTTATTCTTTTTATTTCCTGAATGCTTCGTCTGATTTGGTTTCGCTTTATCTGGATAACGATTTGCGAAAAACAAAATCTTTGGTGAGTGAGGTATATCTTGACCAATCTACTTACAAAGGTGTTGCAACTGGAGCCTATCTTCCTTTTGGAAAGTTTGCAATATCGAAGAGTAGGTATGATGTACCATCAGTTGTTATGACAAGCGGTCAAGGATATTTCGCACATGCGTTTCGATTATCTGAGGCTTATTTGAATTTGGCGGAAGCATCCGTTTTGCGAGAGGATGAGGATGGTACTATCACGGCATTGAAAGCATTGAACGATTTGAGAGAAAAACGTTTTGAGAATTATGCACCACTCTCCGGTTTGACCGGTGATGCCCTGTTAGCGAAGGTTCGTGAAGAACGTCGAATGGAATTGTGTTTCGAGGGATTTCGGTGGTTTGATTTGAGACGTTATGGCATGCCGTCCATTACTCATGATTGGAAAGTTAGCAATGGAAACGGAGGTAAAGATATGACACGTTATGTGTTACAAGAAAAAGATCCATTTTATACATTGCCAATTCCGGAATACATCATGGAAATGAATCGTGCCTTAACCCAAAATCCGTTACCCGCTAAAAGAACCGGGATTCAAGTTACAGAATGA